In Paenibacillus dendritiformis, the DNA window TGAACAGGAACCGATAGCTTGGCCTTGCGCCCGGAAATGACCTGGAAAGAAACAGAGGAGCCGGCCTCGCCCGGCTATTCGCGTGGATGGAACAGAGGAGCCCGGCTTTTTCATGAATAGACACGGATCAGCCCGTTCGCTGTCCGGCTTTCGCATGGTTAGGAACGGAATAATGCTGTCACCGCACCTTCTCTGCACAGGGACTGAAGATGACAGGAATTTTTGGCTCGCTTGTGAATAGATTGTAATAGTGGAGTCAACCATCATTCCCGAGGAGGTACTTTCCATGGAAGTATTAAAGGTGTCAGCTAAATCCAACCCGAATTCCGTCGCGGGCGCATTGGCAGGGGTGCTGCGTGAACGCGGAGCGGCCGAACTGCAGGCGATCGGAGCGGGCGCATTGAATCAGGCGATTAAAGCAGTTGCGATTGCACGAGGATTCGTCGCTCCAAGCGGGGTTGATCTGATTTGCATTCCTGCATTCACCGATATTGTCATTGACGGCGAAGACCGTACGGCAATTAAATTAATTGTCGAGCCCAGATAAAAAACGGATACATGGAAATGACCGGGGAACCTTACTCTGCCTGTTTACGATGTAAGCAGGTTTTTTGCTTTCCATGATGGGACACGCCACGCAGAAAGGATGATGCCAAATGAACGCCCGTATTATCGATTTTCATTGCGATGTTTTATACAAGATGCTCTA includes these proteins:
- a CDS encoding stage V sporulation protein S, whose product is MEVLKVSAKSNPNSVAGALAGVLRERGAAELQAIGAGALNQAIKAVAIARGFVAPSGVDLICIPAFTDIVIDGEDRTAIKLIVEPR